The following are from one region of the Rhodopirellula sp. P2 genome:
- a CDS encoding sulfatase-like hydrolase/transferase, translated as MADDKRPNVVLVFIDDMGWEDFSCFGNHDAQTPHIDKMASEGVRFEQFYVNSPICSPSRTAISTGHYPQRWRIGSYLSNRDHNDQRGIAQWLDPKAPMLARSLQQSGYATGHFGKWHMGGQRNVDDAPYITEYGFDESLTNFEGMGPKLLPLTLKPGDEEPGRIWADAERLGEGFRWMQRSEITGGFVDAAIPFIQSAKANQQPFYVNLWPDDVHAPFWPPVDQWADGKRGLYLSVLQEMDRQLGKLFDVIRNDEELRSNTLVLICSDNGPEKGAGSAGPFRGFKTHLYEGGVRSSLIAWGPSVVKRSGEVDRTSVFAAIDLVPTLLDLTGSDYPAGAQFDGQSVVSAITGDGGSRTSPLFFRRPPDRDAYYGVNDLPDLAIRKDHWKLLCEYDGSSAELYDLNEDRGETNNIAAKHPDVVQELTTAVVAWHRSMPQDNGATYREPPQTKGRPR; from the coding sequence ATGGCTGATGACAAGCGTCCCAACGTCGTGCTTGTGTTCATTGACGACATGGGCTGGGAGGACTTCTCCTGCTTTGGCAACCACGATGCCCAAACACCGCACATCGACAAAATGGCGAGTGAGGGCGTTCGTTTCGAACAGTTCTATGTCAACTCACCGATTTGCTCGCCGTCGAGGACCGCGATCTCGACGGGACACTACCCACAACGTTGGCGCATCGGATCCTACCTCAGCAATCGTGACCACAACGATCAGCGTGGCATCGCCCAATGGCTGGATCCCAAGGCTCCCATGCTGGCCCGTTCGCTGCAGCAATCCGGGTACGCCACCGGTCACTTTGGGAAGTGGCACATGGGCGGGCAGCGGAATGTCGATGACGCACCGTACATCACCGAGTACGGCTTCGATGAGTCGCTCACCAACTTTGAGGGCATGGGTCCGAAGCTTTTGCCCCTGACGTTGAAACCGGGCGATGAAGAACCGGGACGAATCTGGGCCGATGCCGAACGCCTCGGCGAAGGTTTCCGATGGATGCAGCGTTCGGAAATCACCGGTGGATTTGTCGATGCTGCGATCCCCTTCATTCAGAGTGCGAAAGCCAATCAGCAACCCTTCTACGTCAACCTTTGGCCCGACGATGTCCACGCCCCTTTCTGGCCACCAGTGGATCAATGGGCAGACGGTAAACGCGGGCTGTACCTCTCTGTCCTGCAGGAAATGGACCGCCAACTGGGCAAGTTGTTCGATGTCATCCGGAACGACGAAGAACTTCGCAGCAACACCTTGGTGCTGATTTGTTCCGACAATGGTCCCGAGAAAGGTGCTGGTTCGGCAGGTCCCTTCCGCGGATTCAAAACCCATCTCTATGAAGGCGGCGTTCGTTCGTCATTGATCGCATGGGGCCCAAGTGTCGTCAAACGCTCCGGCGAGGTGGACCGCACATCGGTTTTCGCAGCAATCGATTTGGTTCCCACGTTGTTGGATTTGACCGGCAGCGATTACCCTGCTGGAGCCCAATTTGACGGCCAATCGGTGGTCTCTGCGATCACCGGCGACGGTGGATCACGAACCTCCCCGCTGTTCTTTCGTCGGCCTCCTGATCGCGACGCCTACTACGGGGTGAACGACCTGCCTGATCTCGCGATCCGAAAGGACCACTGGAAACTGCTCTGTGAATACGACGGTTCCTCAGCCGAGCTGTATGACCTCAACGAAGACCGCGGGGAAACCAACAACATCGCGGCAAAGCATCCCGATGTGGTCCAAGAGCTGACCACCGCAGTGGTTGCCTGGCACCGCTCCATGCCCCAGGACAACGGCGCCACCTATCGCGAACCACCCCAAACGAAAGGCCGCCCCCGTTGA
- a CDS encoding glycoside hydrolase family 2 protein — MTHEGPQFMSKHFRLLSGLFLWLCCSAATAQEVSDAWKFQLTPPGQGWQQPDFDDSDWTDAAGGFGTPETPAARIGHVWDTDSIWLRKSFELESVPANPALLVHHDEDTEVHLNGELVAKLSGYSTQYHTLLLEPAQAAALRVGTNLMAVHCVQKDGGQFIDVHVVDSQNIPKLPKPELSRKPFQSELITKWGAEVTSENAWTEYPRPQLQRSDWTNLNGNWDYAITPKRSKTPTEWNGKILVPFPLESKLSGVQRLLDAEEALWYRRDFQSDKTDGTRTLLNFEAVDYRCEVFVNSKPVGSHVGGNTPFSFDITDAVHSGKNELVVRVEDATEEWQLRGKQTLNARGIWYTQVSGIWQTVWLEEVATDHISDLKIKTDAHAGTISIAVEQTGNRPVDIQIKDGDQLVASGTTDANHLTLTIPNAKLWSPDSPHLYSIQASLPDGNGKILDQIQSYAGIRDVGKVQDVDGNWRFTLNGEIIFHWGPLDQGWWPDGLLTPPSDEAMLFDIEWLKSAGFNMIRKHIKVEPRRYYYHCDRLGMMVWQDQVSGGVREQAWPKWTRLAPNPADATWPAEQHAQFMRELEWMIASLENHPAIVCWVPFNEAWGQHLTMEVGKWTSQRDPTRLVNIASGGNFWPAGDIVDEHRYPHPGFPFELNENGRFDDFIKVIGEFGGHGYPVQGHLWDANRRNWGYGTLPQNEAEYKDRYVTSIRKLQELQQQGIAAGVYTQTTDVEGEINGLMTYDRKVIKISADELAELHAPLLEPTASANSNE, encoded by the coding sequence ATGACACACGAAGGTCCCCAGTTCATGTCGAAGCATTTCAGGCTGTTGAGCGGGCTGTTTCTATGGCTCTGTTGCTCAGCCGCGACCGCGCAGGAAGTCAGCGATGCGTGGAAGTTCCAATTGACGCCTCCCGGTCAGGGTTGGCAGCAGCCCGATTTTGATGATTCAGACTGGACGGATGCGGCCGGCGGTTTTGGGACGCCTGAAACACCCGCCGCACGCATCGGTCACGTGTGGGACACCGACTCGATCTGGTTGCGTAAGTCGTTCGAGCTGGAATCGGTTCCCGCGAATCCTGCTCTGCTGGTCCATCATGATGAAGACACCGAGGTCCACTTGAATGGGGAATTGGTTGCCAAGTTGAGCGGGTACAGCACCCAATACCACACGCTTTTGCTCGAGCCCGCTCAAGCAGCAGCCCTCCGCGTTGGCACGAACTTGATGGCTGTGCACTGCGTGCAAAAAGACGGCGGCCAGTTCATCGATGTTCACGTGGTCGATTCGCAGAACATTCCCAAACTCCCCAAACCAGAACTCAGTCGGAAACCGTTCCAGTCGGAACTCATCACCAAGTGGGGAGCTGAAGTCACTTCGGAAAACGCGTGGACCGAATACCCACGTCCTCAACTGCAACGCTCCGACTGGACCAACCTGAATGGCAATTGGGACTACGCGATCACGCCAAAGCGATCGAAGACGCCGACCGAGTGGAACGGCAAGATCCTGGTTCCCTTTCCACTGGAATCCAAACTCAGTGGTGTGCAGCGATTGCTCGACGCCGAGGAAGCACTTTGGTATCGCCGGGATTTCCAATCCGACAAAACCGACGGAACACGCACCCTGCTGAACTTCGAAGCGGTTGACTATCGGTGCGAGGTCTTCGTCAACAGCAAACCCGTTGGCTCACACGTTGGAGGCAACACGCCCTTCTCTTTCGACATCACCGATGCCGTTCACTCCGGCAAGAATGAACTGGTCGTCCGTGTAGAAGACGCCACTGAAGAGTGGCAGTTGCGTGGCAAACAAACGCTGAACGCACGCGGCATTTGGTACACCCAGGTCTCTGGCATCTGGCAAACCGTTTGGTTGGAAGAAGTCGCGACGGACCACATCAGCGATCTGAAGATCAAAACGGATGCACACGCCGGCACGATCTCCATTGCGGTCGAGCAAACTGGTAACCGCCCCGTCGACATACAGATCAAGGACGGTGACCAACTCGTTGCTAGTGGGACGACCGATGCCAACCACCTGACACTGACCATTCCCAACGCGAAATTGTGGTCACCTGATTCACCACATCTGTACTCCATCCAGGCAAGCTTGCCAGACGGCAATGGCAAGATTCTGGATCAGATCCAGTCCTACGCCGGCATTCGAGACGTCGGAAAGGTGCAAGACGTCGACGGAAACTGGCGGTTCACTCTCAACGGAGAAATCATTTTTCACTGGGGGCCACTGGACCAGGGTTGGTGGCCGGACGGGTTGCTCACGCCTCCGTCGGACGAAGCGATGTTGTTCGACATCGAGTGGCTGAAGTCCGCAGGCTTCAACATGATTCGCAAGCACATCAAGGTCGAACCTCGCCGGTACTATTACCACTGCGACCGCTTGGGAATGATGGTATGGCAAGACCAAGTCAGCGGCGGCGTTCGTGAGCAAGCATGGCCCAAGTGGACACGCTTGGCTCCCAACCCTGCCGACGCGACCTGGCCAGCCGAACAGCATGCTCAGTTCATGCGTGAACTGGAATGGATGATCGCCTCGCTTGAAAATCATCCTGCGATTGTTTGTTGGGTTCCCTTCAATGAAGCATGGGGCCAACACCTGACCATGGAAGTCGGAAAATGGACTTCCCAACGAGACCCAACGCGGTTGGTCAACATCGCCAGTGGCGGAAACTTTTGGCCGGCGGGCGACATTGTCGATGAACACCGTTACCCGCACCCCGGGTTCCCATTCGAACTGAATGAAAACGGTCGCTTTGATGATTTCATCAAGGTCATCGGTGAATTCGGAGGCCACGGCTATCCCGTCCAAGGTCACCTGTGGGACGCCAATCGTCGCAACTGGGGCTACGGCACGCTTCCCCAAAACGAAGCGGAATACAAAGACCGCTATGTGACCTCGATCCGGAAGCTACAGGAACTCCAACAGCAAGGCATTGCAGCTGGCGTTTACACCCAGACAACGGATGTCGAAGGTGAGATCAATGGCCTGATGACATACGATCGAAAGGTCATCAAAATTTCCGCCGACGAGTTGGCCGAACTTCATGCACCGCTTCTCGAACCAACCGCTTCAGCCAACTCCAACGAATGA
- a CDS encoding DUF1559 domain-containing protein, giving the protein MNKYGQKCHRPAFTLVELLVVIAIIGVLVGLLLPAVQAAREAARRMSCGNNMKQLGLSIHNYHSAFNGLPPNGGGTDNKAGSQTTQNGNNGNGRRISWLIPILPYVEQQALWEQISNPMDSDGDGTINYPAMGPRAWDRNYTPWMTDIGTFRCPSDPGVGSPAMGRSNYVCSYGDGLHYGDVGPLNASGGFYYEDSGRANQVNQSLRGFFIFRNTVNGIKGLGQARTRPLMRFRDVTDGLSNTIMLGEMATHVNPRAVKTDAGIGPGFRPLGEDPGWADTTAAKDPARPQFWLDSTDSVVRNLNSGYGRGFRWADAATIYSAFNTILPPNREMVMPNRSDSAWCVAPPSSQHQGGVHVVLGDGAVKFITDSIDAGNIHAEVIWSANNPGAESPYGVWGALGTRNGKETVQAEF; this is encoded by the coding sequence ATGAACAAGTACGGACAGAAATGCCATCGACCGGCGTTCACGCTGGTCGAGTTGCTGGTGGTGATCGCCATCATCGGGGTGTTGGTCGGTCTGCTTTTGCCTGCCGTTCAGGCGGCCCGTGAAGCGGCCCGAAGAATGAGTTGCGGGAACAACATGAAGCAACTCGGGCTTTCCATTCACAATTATCACAGCGCGTTCAACGGATTGCCTCCCAACGGAGGTGGAACGGATAACAAAGCAGGAAGCCAAACAACGCAGAACGGAAACAATGGAAACGGCCGTCGGATCAGTTGGCTGATTCCAATCTTGCCCTATGTCGAACAACAAGCGTTGTGGGAGCAGATCAGCAACCCAATGGATTCCGACGGTGACGGTACCATCAACTATCCCGCCATGGGGCCTCGGGCTTGGGATCGCAACTACACGCCATGGATGACCGACATTGGTACTTTCCGTTGCCCGAGTGACCCAGGCGTTGGCTCACCAGCGATGGGACGCAGCAACTATGTTTGCAGTTATGGCGATGGATTGCATTACGGTGATGTTGGACCTCTCAATGCATCTGGCGGTTTCTACTACGAAGACAGTGGACGTGCGAACCAAGTCAACCAATCGTTGCGAGGATTCTTTATCTTCCGCAACACGGTCAACGGAATCAAAGGTTTGGGCCAAGCTCGTACCCGTCCACTCATGCGTTTCCGTGATGTGACCGACGGCCTGAGCAACACGATCATGCTGGGTGAGATGGCAACCCATGTGAACCCGCGTGCGGTCAAAACCGATGCTGGCATCGGTCCTGGGTTCCGACCTTTGGGTGAGGATCCAGGCTGGGCCGATACGACGGCTGCAAAGGACCCTGCTCGACCACAATTTTGGCTGGATTCAACGGACTCCGTCGTTCGCAACCTCAACTCAGGCTACGGCCGTGGTTTCCGTTGGGCGGATGCGGCAACGATCTATTCTGCATTCAACACCATCTTGCCGCCAAACCGCGAAATGGTCATGCCAAACCGTTCAGACTCGGCTTGGTGCGTTGCGCCACCTAGCAGTCAACACCAAGGCGGTGTTCACGTCGTGCTCGGCGATGGTGCTGTGAAGTTCATCACCGACAGCATTGATGCCGGGAACATTCACGCAGAAGTGATCTGGAGTGCGAACAACCCTGGGGCTGAATCGCCTTACGGCGTTTGGGGTGCACTTGGCACACGGAACGGCAAGGAGACGGTCCAGGCCGAGTTCTGA
- a CDS encoding DUF1853 family protein, protein MVNSPSLISPSGEWLLLSPGQIDPQQLRLFMDRQASRKVGLYFERLMLYWLTHIRGVEMVAHALPVRMDGRTLGELDFLFVDERGRLTHWEVAVKFFLHLPDQPWQGSHFVGPNSNDSFERKTRRIFDHQLPLSHRVRDDVEIREAVVKGCLFYPPGGCPPSTLPPAMSVSHDRGSWVHRRDLDQVVDSDATFQILAKPFWLSVNAASAQEASWMTGDEFVLTVDQTLQEFDRPIFAVRWETPTGKITSESKVPHRFFVVPDHWPGKR, encoded by the coding sequence GTGGTGAACAGTCCATCGCTCATCTCGCCATCAGGGGAATGGTTGCTGCTTTCACCCGGCCAGATCGATCCGCAGCAGCTTCGGTTGTTCATGGATCGGCAGGCGTCGCGCAAGGTGGGACTCTACTTTGAACGATTGATGCTGTATTGGTTGACCCACATTCGCGGCGTTGAGATGGTGGCTCATGCGCTCCCCGTTCGCATGGATGGCAGAACGCTCGGTGAGCTTGATTTTTTGTTCGTTGATGAGCGAGGGCGGCTGACTCATTGGGAAGTTGCGGTCAAGTTCTTTCTGCATTTGCCAGACCAGCCTTGGCAAGGAAGCCACTTTGTGGGCCCCAATTCGAATGACAGTTTTGAACGCAAAACGCGTCGAATTTTCGATCATCAATTGCCGCTGAGTCACCGAGTTCGGGACGATGTCGAAATTCGCGAAGCAGTGGTGAAAGGTTGCTTGTTCTACCCGCCGGGAGGCTGCCCGCCGTCGACACTGCCGCCCGCAATGTCGGTGAGTCATGATCGCGGCAGTTGGGTGCATCGGCGTGACCTGGACCAAGTTGTCGATTCCGACGCAACATTCCAGATTCTGGCAAAGCCGTTCTGGTTGTCGGTCAATGCAGCGAGTGCGCAGGAGGCATCCTGGATGACTGGAGATGAATTCGTGCTGACCGTCGATCAAACGTTGCAGGAATTTGATCGCCCGATCTTTGCCGTGCGATGGGAAACTCCAACGGGGAAGATCACTTCCGAGAGCAAAGTTCCCCATCGGTTCTTTGTTGTGCCCGATCACTGGCCAGGCAAACGGTAG
- a CDS encoding alpha/beta hydrolase fold domain-containing protein has product MRLTVLLSCFGLAASMAVCALPTQVAAQPTPQRDGTFLKSRLEKDDTNEDGQVTREEFSGPAPMFQRLDRDGDGKIDIKEVVNSMSIRRPANNRVENLRSSRDVEVKRDVVFGKGGDRDLKMHLVFPKTMPDKPLPAYVWVHGGGWQSGSKEGGVNQVSRMVADGFVGATIEYRLTGEAPFPAQIEDCKCAIRFLRAHAEEYGIDPNRIAVGGSSAGGHLVALLGTSGDVQELEGNGGWQDQSSRVQAVVDLYGPTDFSKFVTTKGFESHNRPGSPESKLLGGGEVLGNNDGIGRVNPITYIDDQDPPFLIIHGTEDPVVPMNQSQLLHEALESAGVETQLELIRGAQHGGREFATPEIRELIQTFLKKNLQAPE; this is encoded by the coding sequence ATGCGTTTGACAGTCCTCCTCTCTTGCTTCGGCTTGGCCGCCAGCATGGCAGTCTGTGCCCTGCCCACCCAAGTCGCAGCCCAGCCCACGCCTCAACGCGACGGAACCTTCCTCAAAAGCCGACTGGAAAAAGATGACACCAACGAGGATGGACAAGTCACGCGAGAAGAATTCAGTGGACCAGCTCCCATGTTCCAACGCCTGGACCGAGACGGCGACGGCAAGATTGATATCAAAGAAGTGGTCAACTCCATGTCCATCAGACGCCCGGCGAACAATCGCGTCGAGAACCTTCGCTCGTCCCGTGACGTGGAAGTCAAACGCGATGTCGTTTTCGGAAAGGGAGGCGACCGAGACTTAAAGATGCATCTGGTGTTTCCCAAGACAATGCCAGACAAACCGCTGCCGGCCTACGTGTGGGTGCACGGCGGTGGCTGGCAATCCGGTTCCAAAGAAGGCGGCGTCAACCAAGTTTCTCGGATGGTTGCGGACGGCTTCGTGGGAGCGACCATCGAATATCGCTTGACCGGCGAAGCCCCGTTCCCCGCGCAGATCGAAGACTGCAAGTGTGCGATCCGATTTCTGCGAGCACATGCCGAGGAGTATGGCATCGATCCCAATCGCATCGCCGTCGGCGGCAGTTCAGCCGGCGGTCATTTGGTCGCGTTGCTGGGAACCAGCGGAGACGTCCAAGAACTCGAAGGCAACGGCGGCTGGCAGGATCAATCCAGTCGAGTTCAAGCGGTCGTGGATCTCTATGGCCCCACTGACTTCTCAAAATTTGTCACCACCAAGGGGTTTGAATCGCACAACCGGCCCGGCTCACCGGAATCCAAACTGCTCGGTGGTGGCGAAGTCCTCGGCAACAACGATGGGATTGGCCGAGTCAATCCCATCACTTACATCGACGATCAAGACCCACCGTTCCTGATCATTCACGGAACGGAAGACCCCGTCGTCCCGATGAACCAAAGCCAACTGCTTCACGAGGCGCTGGAATCCGCCGGCGTCGAAACCCAACTCGAACTCATTCGAGGCGCCCAACATGGCGGGCGAGAATTTGCCACTCCCGAAATTCGCGAACTGATTCAGACGTTCTTGAAAAAGAACCTCCAAGCACCCGAGTGA